One part of the Sandaracinaceae bacterium genome encodes these proteins:
- the greB gene encoding transcription elongation factor GreB codes for MAETRPQYMTPAGHTALIEELARLGQERTRVVQGVADAAAEGDRSENAEYIYGKKRLREIDKKMRFLKKALDAAVVVDPKADRGDRVFFGATVVLEDDDGALVTYQLVGEHETDAGRGRISYRSPVGAALMRKNLDDEVRVQTPGGTRTLTIAEIRYE; via the coding sequence ATGGCGGAGACGCGACCGCAGTACATGACCCCCGCGGGGCACACCGCGCTGATCGAAGAGCTCGCGAGGCTCGGGCAGGAGCGCACGCGCGTGGTCCAGGGCGTGGCCGACGCGGCCGCGGAGGGCGACCGCTCGGAGAACGCCGAGTACATCTACGGCAAGAAGCGCCTGCGCGAGATCGACAAGAAGATGCGCTTCCTGAAGAAGGCGCTCGACGCCGCGGTCGTCGTGGACCCCAAGGCGGATCGCGGCGATCGCGTGTTCTTCGGCGCCACGGTGGTGCTCGAGGACGACGACGGCGCCCTCGTCACCTACCAGCTCGTCGGCGAGCACGAGACCGACGCCGGCCGCGGCCGCATCTCCTACCGCTCGCCCGTGGGCGCGGCGCTGATGCGCAAGAACCTCGACGACGAGGTCCGCGTCCAGACGCCGGGCGGGACCCGCACGCTCACGATCGCCGAGATCCGCTACGAGTGA